The following is a genomic window from Prevotella nigrescens.
TTGGAAAAAGAAAGACAGAACTTCGGATAGAACATGTTGAAGCAGAAGAAGTTGAGATAGAAAATAGCGAAACTCGCATCGACTATCATTTAAAAGACTGGTTCGCATTGAATGAAATAAACTATGCTTTATTTCTCGAAACAGACGATTTAGTAACACGTATAAAGATGTTGGAACGTATTCTCGTAGGAAATATATTGTCTTTCTTAAAAGGTATAGGTGTTCGTATCGATTATACTCTGGAACCTATGATAAAAGCATATAAAATTAATAACGTTACACATTTTAAGCATATAAAATTAACTAGTATGGACATCGACTTTTCTATTAATATAATGTTGCCAAAACAAATGGGAATAGGAAAACACTCCAGTATAGGAGCAGGAATATTAACAAGAAAAAATAAATAATCAAGAAAAATATGGAAAAATATTTATACGGGGCAGCCGTACAAGGTATTCAAAACTTTATTTTTCAGACGAATGAACTGAAAGATATTGTTGGAGCAAGCGAATTAGTAGAAGATATTTGTACAAATCTATTTCAAGAAGCTGTAGGAAAAAAGAAATGGAACGAAGAAAACAGACTGATAACTGCAGCAGGAAATGTAAAATATATTTTTAATTCGAAAGAAGAATGTATAGAAGTGGTACGTAATTTCCCCAGAAGAGCTATGATAAACGCTCCAGGCATAACAATTAGTCAGGCAGTAGTAGCGATAAAAGATGGTGATAAAGGGGATTTAGTAGATGCTATAAATGAATTGGAAGCTAAATTACGTGTCCAACGAAATAAACCTAATAAGAGTTTGCTAATAGGGAGACTTGGTTTGAAACGTTCTACAAAGACAGGATTTCCAA
Proteins encoded in this region:
- a CDS encoding CRISPR-associated endonuclease Cas6; translation: MTKIKTLTIQFNTPLKRRELPLFRGAIIAAISTGNILFHNHNEGSTLRYAYPLIQYKRIGGKAAIVCIEEGVEAIGELLANQDLCVNIGKRKTELRIEHVEAEEVEIENSETRIDYHLKDWFALNEINYALFLETDDLVTRIKMLERILVGNILSFLKGIGVRIDYTLEPMIKAYKINNVTHFKHIKLTSMDIDFSINIMLPKQMGIGKHSSIGAGILTRKNK